ACAAATCCTTTGACATTTTTTAAATCCCACAAGTCTCATTGTACCCCAAAAATGAGGCATCAGCTTAGCTCAGAGTTGGGGCTCCGAACTACTTTTCCAAAAATACTCAGTGGTGTATCTGGAATACATACATCACCCTTTACCCTCTTTAGAGCTTGTTTAAAATTCTCTTCATCAACACCAAAACGCTGCTTTTTGGCTGTTATATCGCTAAAAATGCTCGCCGTAGCGCTTGTAGGTTATCTGGCTCTTCCGTAAATTTAGGTACGATTTAACCCACGGCTTGATACTGTGGGTGTTTCCATAACAAGGGGGTAAATTACGCACAACAACGAGAGTCAAAAATGTCCAGTGGCATGTTGCCCTTATTAGCGTCCATAGGGATTTCGGAAAAGCGGTGATACCTGCAAGGAATGAAAAGACTGGAAACGCATCTGCCCACGTTCGATGCGCACCTTTAGTGGGTAGTTCCGATCGCCGTGTCGAGAGTAGGTGTGCAACACGACTTCGTGTTCGCCTTCGGGCATAGGGATGCGAACAAACTGGATGTCATGAGGAGTGATTTGCCAAGCACGGGTGTCGGCCTGTTCGGTGACGGCATTGAATACTCCAAGCAACATCCCTGCTGCTTTACCCTCATCGGTATTGGTTGCCTTGAGCAGCTCTTCGGCTCCTTTTTTGATGGCTACACGCAAGATTGCACTTCCGATTTCGGCCAACATCCGTTGTTTGAGGACCTGAAAAGCTACTTTATTGATGTCTTGCCCTAGTTCCATAGGGTACAGTTTGCCATTATACTCTATGGCTGCTTTTTCGAAGTAGGGTTTACGCTCGACATACTTAGGGAAAGCAATACGAAAGGTTGAGAGGCTGGCGAGGTTGGCTGCATCGCTACTGCTGAGATTATTGAAGCTGTAGCTGAGATTCATCTCTGAGTTGCTAATGACAAAGTTTTGGTCGCCGCGTTGGTTGACATTAAAGCCTATTGTCCATTCTGATTTGATGGGGCTGAGGCCATTGTGCCACAGAAAGACCAGCTCACCATTGCCTTTGTTGTTGTTGTTACGGTGTTGGATACCAAATTTCTCTTCGTATTGCATGGCTTCGCTTTCTAGCCCAAGGGTATAGGCCGTACGGATAAGGTCGCGTTTGAGCTGATTAGGTACTTGCATATCAAATAAGTCGGCGTAGTCTGTCTCATAAATTTCGACCGCATTACGATAAGCAATAAAGGCATCATTCGTTTGACCATTGGCCTCAAACAAAAAGCCCATAAACATATGTGCAAAGGCATCCCGTTTGTATTTCTTGCTTTGTTCTTTGTATTTGTCGGCAATTTGGTTGCTACGGTTGATTAGCCTACGGCACTCTACCAACGCCGCTTCGGGTTGCCCCATTTTGAGGAAATTAAGCGCTTTGTAGTAGTGTAACAGGAGCAGCTCGTGGTCTTCGCCACGGTATACCGTTACGGTAGGGTTGATGAGGTAGGAAAGGATTTCACGCCCGGGGTCTTTGACATAATCATCCGAAATACGGTATGCCTCTTCAAAATAACGGTTGCTCAAGTCATAATCACCCATTACAGCCTTCACACTCCCGAGATTGAGATTGTAGAGCAATCGGTCGCGCCCGGTAGGGCCTCGTTTATTGCTTTTCATATCGTGAGCCGCAGCCTTAAAGTTGCCAGACTCGAAGTGTTTGTAGAACACAATATTTTTCTGATAATAGGTTGCACAGCTTGACAAGGAAGCCAAGAGCACCAAGGGTATTAGGTATTGATGTAATGATTTGAATTTCATTGTTTTGGTAGAGGGGATTAGTTACCTATCGGTGTGTGTGTTCAATGTAAGAGGGAGAGCAGCCTGTGGTCTTGTGTGAAGCTTGAATTTGAAGAGGCATCTCCAGCCCCCCAGAGCGTGGGTGTGAAGATGCCTCCATCAAGGGATGTCAATATTATGGGGCAATAAGATTAGTTGCGCACCATTTTCTTGATTTTCTTGTCGCCAATCCAGACCAATTCATTGGTTTCGATATCGGCCAGCTCAAGGTTTACTTGATAGAAAATCACACGGTTGCGGCCTGCACCATCTACAATAGAGCTGATATTACCAAAGACCATAAAGTCTGCTCCTAGTTCTTTGCCAAACTTTTTCTGCGTGCTAGGGTCAGCAAAGTCCTGCTGGTCGGCGCGCTCATCGCGGAGCTTTTGACGAAACACATCGTTGGTAACTACCCTTACCAATCCAGATTTGATATACTCACGCTCCATATCTTTGATATAGGTATCGGCATCGATATGTTCGTGGCTTTTGTTGAGAATCATGCCTACGATTACTACCGGACGGCGGTCGTTTTTCTCACGGAAGCGACGCAGCCAAGACTCTTCGAGCGAGCTGCGGGTCATTTCTTCAGCCACTAAGCGGGAGTCTGTGTCATTCCAGCGACCGCTGAGGTCGGTTACCTCGTTGGGGTCTATACGGGTGATTTTGGGAGTAGGATTACAGCCGCTGATCCACAGCATTGTAAGAGTAAGGAGGCTGAGATAAAAGGTTGTTTTCATATTTTTTAGAAACAAGTTGATTGTGTTGTTACATTCGGCTGCTTGGTGAGGCAATATGCGAAAGTCTTTTGCATATACGTTAGTATCTGTATCTAGGTTATGCCTTTGGGACAAAAAAGCGCACAATTGCGCCGTATCTATCGCAGTTTGAGGGTGATAAGTGTCAAGATTGCCAGCATAATGCCGATAATCCAGAAGCGGGTAACGATTTTGGCTTCGTGATACCCTCCTTTTTGGTAATGGTGGTGCAGGGGAGCCATTCGGAAGATTCGCCGACCTTCTCCATATTTGCGTTTGGTATATTTGAAATACCCTACTTGCAGGATGACCGATAGGTTTTCGACCAAAAATATCCCACACAATATCGGAATCAGCAATTCTTTGCGCATCGAGAGTGCCAAAACAGCGATTACCCCACCCAAGGCCAAGCTGCCGGTATCGCCCATAAATACCTGTGCAGGGTACGAATTATACCATAAAAAGCCCACACAAGCCCCTGTAAAGGCGGCGCAGAAGATGACCAGCTCGCCCATATTGGGCAGGTACATAATATTGAGGTAACTAGCAAAAACGGTATTGCCGGATACATAGGCAAAGATTCCCAGTGTGGTGCCGATGATGGCCGAGCTGCCCGCTGCCAGCCCATCGATGCCGTCGGTGATGTTGGCTCCATTGGAGACTGCGGTGATGATGAAAATCACAATCAGCACATAAAAGAGCCACATCAGGCTATCGGGTACGAAAAAAAACAGGTCGTGGTAGTTCAGTTCGTTATTCTTAAAAAAGGGGATGGTCGTAACCGTCGACTTGAGGTCTTCGTAACGATCGGCCACCACTGAGCTGTTATAAGCGCCGGTATTGGGGTTTTGGTATTGCCGTACAAGTACTCCGTCGTTGAAGTAGAGTGTCAGCCCTACAATTAGGCCGATGCCTATCTGTCCAGCTACCTTAAACTTCCCTTTGATACCTCGATCGCCAACGAGCCAGTTTGATTTTTTTTGAATCAGCTTGGTATAATCATCCAAAAAGCCAATTGTTCCCAGCCAAAGGGTTGTGATGATTAACAAGACAATGTACACATTGTCGAGTTTGGCAAATAACAAGGTGGGCAAAATCACCGATAAGATGATGATGAGCCCGCCCATAGTAGGTGTGCCTTGCTTGATATCTTCTCCGGGTAGGCCTAGCTCGCGGCTTTTCTCACGCACTTGGAAGCGTTTGAGCAAATTGATTAGCTGCCGGCCAAAGATGGCTCCTATCAGGAGGGAAAGCAAGGTAGCAGAAAATGCCCGAAAAGAAATGTATTTGAAAACTCCCGCACCGGGCAGTGAGGTTTGTTTGTCCAAAAAATCAAACAGATAGTATAGCATATCACAAAACGAGAAACACCCTTACGGGTGTGGGTGTCAGGGAAAAGGTACTAATGGGCTAAGCCTGCTCTTGGTTGTTGTTTTGGTCTTGGGCAGACGCTGCGGTGTTGTGGTCTATTTGTTGGCGAAGCGACTCATTGATTTTGTCTAGATTTTTGTTCAGCTCTTGCGACAGTGTGTTGCCTAAGTCTGTTACTTTTTCACGGATGAGCGCCTTGCGTTCGTCAGAAGCCAACAACACGCCTGCCGTTACGCCGGCAAAAAAGCCCGCCAAAAAGCCCCACAAAACACGTCCGCTGCCGTTTCCTTCTTGATTACTCATAGTTTTTTTGGTTTTAGTTGACATTTGGTCTACGTATGATTTTGATGACACTAAGCTACGGCAACTATTCTGTTTTTGCAAAGGTTTCTGCCGATAATCCTCTATACCGCCCGCTAGCCTAGGGGGTTAGGTTGTCGCAAAGTAGCATTTCACACTATTGGGCTAGGTGTGTTGCTTTAGGCTTTCGCAATATGAGCTTACGTTTTGTTAAAATATCTTACACAAAGAGGTTTTGCTTTCTACAAAAACCTAAATTAGATACCAACAAAACCTTATACTTATGAAAACACTTGCTTACCGAGGTTTCGCCGGTTTACCAGCGCCAAGGCTTCACCAAACCCCTCCAACAACACGCCCTAGCCTACCCGAAAAATGGGTTTGCACGGCTCTGTTACACCCTTTTAGCCCTCCCTTGGTAGAGGGAGCTATAGAAGACACTCCGTTTTTCCAGCTCTGTATTGCCAATATTGCTTTTATAAAAGAGCAGATACTCTCCATCCAGCTCACAGGGCTGGAGTATGGTACCTGGTGGTATAAGGTATATCAGGATCGGACGCTTTTGTCGCGAGATCAGGGGATGTCTTGGCAGGAAATACATCTTGAATGGACGCTGCCCTCTACCGAATGGTTGGAGCCCAGCGCCCAATACTTTCAGACGGGTTATCTCAATTGGATGGAGGAGCCCTTGGTTGACTGGTGGAAGCAGCCCTCTGGCGACGCAGAGGCTGCTACTTGGATATGGTTTGAGCATACGACCCAGCTGCCCTTCAGAATGATGTTTGGCAACCCTCCTCCCAGCCCGCAAACAGGCGACCCAAGGCAGCTTCCTCTTTTTCAGAATTTTTCGTTTACTTATTTTGCCAATTTTGCTGCTGCCGAAAACCCTACGCTCGACCATTGGCTGCCGGCGGCTATCGAGGGCTTGGTAGTGGGCAATCCCAATGAGTATAAGCTCCCTCAATGGCAAGAGTGTTTTGCGATGACAACCCTGATGACCCCTGTCGATGTCAGAAGTATGCCCCTCCCCACATTGGTGCTCTACCAATGGAAGCCTAATCTTATTTACGAAATCTATACAGACCGTGCACAACATACGGTGATGTCATATGAATACAACCCTCAAGCTGGATTTGGTACACAAGTAGCGGCACTTTATGGCATTACTCCTCCTGATGCCTCCCACATTCCTGATTTGGCCGGCGAGGGCTTTATCTTTAATCTTGATACTGTTGACGACGAAGTGCCTACTCGGTGTTGGAGCTTGGGATTGGGGCTACAGCCCCCTCACTGGCCCAGTATTCCGGCAGTAAGGGGGAAAATACACCTTACCCTCTTCAATACCCCCAAATTTTGTCCCAAGCACACGGTGATGGTTTTCTCGGCTCTCTTCCCTCCTACCAAAGAATACCCCCAAGGGCGCTATCTATGGGCTTGGTATAGTCCTTTCCCCAACTCTGACGGCACGCATAGTCGACCGATTACCTTTATGGAGTCGGCTTCTAACATTGCACAAGGGGGCACTAGCTTGGCTCTAGCCGACTATTTTAGCTATGAGGAGTACCCCGAAAAAACCTGGTTCCCCCCTGCTCATTTTACGCTCCCTCCTTATTGCTTGACCCACCCCTCCCCAAGCCCTGCCCGAGCACACGGTGGCCATTAAGGACTTCTACCCAACCAAAATTGGGAAATATGTTCGCCTAGCATACCACTGGACATTTTCCAAATCCCACAATTAAAACTGTGAGCTAAGTCTCATTGCCCCTCCCAAAATGAGGCCTCAGCTTGTCTCGGAGCTGGCGCTTCGAGCTACTTTTCCAAAATGTCCAGTGGCGTGTTGATATTCGGTGATTTTTAAAACATCCATCCCCAAAACTCACTGTCAGAGCATATGATGTGTTCAGCGTTTACCTATCCTAAAAAATAGTCTGGAAAATGTCGGCGCTGGAAACCCTTGAACATCAGTACAACCAATTCCAGCAAATCTTGGTATAAATTGCAGAAGGCCTGTTGATTTTATTAGAAAAATCATATCATTTATCTGTTTTATCTATATTTATTCAATATTAAAGCCCTCGTTGAGTAGTTATTCACGCACTGTTTTGGTGTAAGTCCTTGCTTTGGGTGCATTTCCTTCATCCTGTTGACACCTTTGCGAGCAACGACCCTGATAAGCTGGTATTTGGCAACTACCTTAAAAAGATACAAATATTTAAGCATAAAATATCTCCTTCGAGCATATTACGTAAACATTAATATTAGTTGGTAAAAAAATTAAAAACTAGCATAATAATGTTATTTTTTCAATTATTTCGAAATTTTTTATTAGTATGCACGCTGACTATCTCAAAAAGGTTTTATATTTGCCTTATATTGTTCAATTACATCATTGGGCAATCACAACACACTTAACCCTTTTTTATACAAATCTCACTCTTACGCTTATGGTACTCAAAAACTACCTGCCTTTAGCAGCCCTTCTATGGGTATGCTTACTCGTTAGTGCGCCCTTATCCGCTCAAGAACTTAGCGAGCTACAAACCCCGATAGCCGAAGCCCATATCAGCAGTGGCGGCGGCGCTAACGACGAGGGGACGATTTACTATGGGGCTGTGCCTGCCAACAGCAGCAACCGACCAGTACTTGTATTTGTACACGGCTATACAGGCAGCGCCTCTACTTGGTGGAACGACAACCAGATGTACACCCTAGCCCTCAATGCAGGTTATCGTACGGCGTTTGTGTCTTTGGGGCCAGACAAGACAATGTGGCACAACGGCCAGTTGTTGGCCAATATGCTCAATACCATCACAACTCACTATGGGGTGAGCCGTGTGGTCTTGGTGGGGCATAGCAAGGGCGGCCTCGACATAGAAGCCGCCTTGGTACACTATGGTGCGTGGAATCGTGTTAGCCGTGTGGTTACGCTTGGCTCTCCGTTTTTTGGTTCTCCTTTGGCCGATATTGCCCAAAGTGGTTGGACTTGGTTTTTGTCCTATATCTTTGGGCAGCGTAACGATGCGACCTATGTACTACAGACAAGCTACATGAACTATGTCCGCAGCATTACAGACAATCACCCCAACAACCCTCGTGTAGATTTGCGCAGCGCTGGTGCGTGGGGCTATAACCAAGGCGCTTGGTACTTGGTACCGGCCTCGTGGTTTCTCTCCGGTTCCAATGATGGCGTTGTAGAGTATAGCAGCACACGCCGCCCCAACTCTGTGGTACTTTTTGGCGATAGAGATTCTCGTATGCGCCACGACCACTTCCAAGTAGCCCTAGGGCAACGCGTATGGCAACATATCTCCAACCAGTTTGCTACCGCACCCATCAATATGGTAGCCGAAGACTTCCCCCGAAGCACCGAAGCCTTCAACCCCAACGCTGTATTGCGCAGCCAACACCAAATCATCAGCGCCGATAAGGGTGTGCGTCAGTTTTATGTAGCCAAAGCAGGTGCCAAAATCGAGTTGCAGTTTTTCAGACCCGAAGGGAGCGCCAATATTCAACTCAAAACACCCAGCGGAACGGTTTTCAATCAAACCGCCTTTGAAAAACAAGCTACTGATGATATTTTTGGCGGTGTAGCCGAGCAGATGAATGTGAGCGCTGCCGAACAAGGCTATTACGAAATCAGCTCTTCGGAGCCTTTCTTGGCAATTATCACCACCCAAAACGATGTGTTGGCAGAACTACGCTCCGACCTCAACGACCACAAACTCGTCTATCAGACGGGCGAGGCCATGCACTATACCCTGCAATTGAGCGGCGGAGACGCAGCTTCGCTCAATGAAGCCCAAGTAAGCGGCACGCTCTTGCGTGTGGGTGACCTAGAGGGAAATCGCCAAGAGGGAGACAGCCCCGTAGTGTTGAAATTTCAACGCAATGGTAATGGCACATACCGCGCCTTGGTGAATGAAAATCTGTCTTCGGGCATTTATACCCTCCACGTATCGGCCAAAAGCCCCAGCTTTACACGCAACTTGGTTGGCAGTGTTGCGGTAGTTGGCGACAATGTGTTGCTCGAAAACCGCCTCGACGATGATGCAATCAATACTGTAATGGCTTATCCCAACCCTGCCACAGGAGAGCAAGTTTCGTTTAGAGTACGTACCGAGGGCGCACGTCAGCTCAATATTTATGATCTCAATGGCGCACTTGTCAGCTCATTTAAAGTATCTGGCCAAGGTACTCATACTATCTCTTGGAATCTAAGCGGTATCGCCAACGGTCTGTATATCTACCGCTTAGAGGGTGGCGAACGCACCATTAGCAAAAAACTAATTATCAAACGATAACGCCCCCCTTTCTTCTGAATATAAACCACCTCAAAAAATTGGGGTGGTTTTTTTCTTGCGCCAACTTTACCCCGCTCGATATTGTCAGAAGCCCACAGCCAAAGCAGTGGGTATAGGGAGGTACAAAAAAACGCAGCCCCTTGGAGGAGGCCACGTATTGGGTTTGGTTTTGTAGGTTAGTCAAATTTGCTGTAGTGTTGGTTACCCCTAACCACACGACTTGTTCCAACAATGTATAGTTCAATAGTCAAATGCGTTGATACAAAATTGCGCATTCCTTCTCAAAAACCCACTTAATGAACTATTAAGGAAAGCTTAAACTTTAAGAATCTATAGGCTTGTAACTAATTCGCAAGAGCCTACGTTATTGCTAAAGTCAAAAAAACATACTACTTAAACAATGCCTTACAATGAAAAGACCAATACTGTTGTATCTTTTGCTTTGTTGTTGGATGTTGGGCACAACCAACACATCGGCTCAAACGTGGGAAGAGTTTTTCAAAAAACCTCAAAAACTGTATCACAAAGGTCAATACAGCAAAAGTATCAGAGCGAGTGAGAAGCTTCTCAAAAAAATTGATAAAAAATACAAAGGCGACAGCCTGCTAATAGGCTGGGTATCCCTCCAAAAAGCCTACGCCTATCAGGCGTTGGGGCAGATGCCCGAAGTAACACGCAGCCTCAACGAAGGACTAGCCCCTTTTGGAGAGCAGGCGCGCCTTGACCGCCCTTGGTATACGATTCAGGCCTTGCTCAAGGCAGCGGAGGTCGCCCTCGAAGCCGGCAACTACCCTCAGGCTGATGCTTGGCTGACAACTGCGGCGGCGCTAATCCAACAAGACTTTTCGGATGACCTACTATTGGCAGCCGAATTGGGGCGCTTCCGTAACTACTTGCGCGTACAACGGGGCGAATGGCAGGCTCAAGACAGTCTCATAGCAGTTACCCTTGAGCAGTGGGAGCGCATTGTCAAACAGCCTTCGCTTCAATACCAGCGCCTGATGGCCAAGGTAAGCAAACCAGACCTGATACACCGCAAACGCGCCCGCGCATACGCCTTGCGTATGGCCACAGAGGCGCATATCTTCGCCGGAGATTTTGCTGCTGCTGAGCAATTGCTCAACAATCAATCCTCTGCACTGAACGTAGACAAGTCCGAACAAGCTGCACATCTTATCCTCAAAGGAGACCTTGCTTTGGCACAAGAGGATTATAAAAACGCTGAGAAACAATATGCCTCAGCACTGAAAACCAATAAGTTCTACCATTATATCACCCTCTCGGCAATGGATAAGTACCTAGAGGCCAAGGCTCTAGAGATGGCAGGCAAGGGGTCTAGCGCTTGGAGCAAGCTCTTGAGCGAATATGAAAACCGTTATGAGAAATGGGTAAAACACAGCTTCAACTACCCCACCGGAATATCTATACACCAGTTTCGTCTGCAAAGCTCTAAGGCATACCACCAATGGCTCATCACCGAAAATGCTACGCAGGCTCTCCAAAATAGCCTCAACAATGTGGTACGGTCAGGAGAAGGAATGTTGCCTCTATACCACCCTGTGCGGGCACAAGCTGCCTTGCGTATGGCTCAGCTCAACACACACAAACTCTACAATCTCTCTCAAGCTACTCAAGCTTGGCGTATGTATTTACAAACACGCGTAGCCCAACTAGGGGCTGATGCGCCTGCCCTTCAACCGGATTTGATGGCTTGGGGCGACTTCAATATCCAGTATACCAACCATATTGATACCGCTAAGACTGTGTTTGAAGACCGCCGTTGGCAAGATTATCAACAAAAAATAAAACCCTTACATCCTGTTTTTGGGCAGATGTTGCTGCAATCTGCCCGCTACCAGACTTGGCAGGGCGAATACCCAACCGCCATCTCCCAAACCCAACAAGCACTTGAACTGCTGCGCAAGCGTCTGGGTGAGAATGATTCTCAGGTAGCAGATCTCTACAATCAGCTTGCCGACCGCCAGTGGCAATATGGCCAATATAACCAAGCCGTACAAACCCTACAACAGTCTGCCGCGATTATGGAACAACAAAAGCGTCAAGGCTCTGATGCTTATGTACAATTGCAACTCATCCGCACCACCATCTACACCCAGTTGGGATACTATGCTCAAGCCAACACCACCCTCAAAGACCTCAAACGCCTCATTAAAAAAGATGCGATGAGTCTCTCCAACAAATACGCCGTCGAGCGGATAGAAGGCCAGTTGGCTACCCAAACCGGTGACTATAAAACAGCTCGTGCGCTGCTGCCAAAATTACTCAATGCACAAGAGCAGAGCTATGGCTCAGATAATAAGGCACTTATGCCAACCATCCAAGCTCTTGCCCAGCTCTACCTCACCGAAGGAGATTATAACAACGCAGACAAGCTGCTACGACGTGCCGAGGATATCCGACAGCAAGTAGCCCCAGACCAAAGCCTTCAAGCAGCCAACAGTCTCTTCTACATTAGCCGGTGGGCTACAGCCTTTGGCGACTACGACAAGGTAGTTCGCTATCTATCCCACAGTTTGCCTATTTATGAACAAAAACTCGATAGCCTACACATCGATAGGATAGAGACCAAGGCCGGCTTGGCGCTAGCACAACTCTACACTGACCCTGAGGCGCTGCCAGAATCGAAAAAAACGCTGCTCGACCTGAAAAATACGATGGACACTCATTTCAGCCCCGAACACCCACTCTATGCCAAGATTGTGAAAACGCTAGCCATCATTTACCTAGCAGACAACCAGCCCAAAAATGCCATTCAAGGCTTAGAGTCTGCGTATACCCTTTGGCGTGAGAAACTAGGTAAACGTAACAATGAAATTGGGGAAATAGAAATGTTGATGGGCGATGCCTACCTCCAGCTCAAAGACCTCAAAGAGGCTGATAAGGCATACAAACAAGCGCAGAAGTCCTTCCGCAAAACTTTCAGTATCCAACACCCCAACTATGTGAAAGCCGGAGCTAAGCGCGCACAAATACAGTTCCTCAGTGGCGATCACCGACAGGCCGCCAAAACAGCCCTGCAAACCACACAGCAATACCTCGGATTTATCCAGACTTATTTTGCCGGTTTGAGCGAGCGCGAGAAAGCCGTATACTGGAGTGTAATTCAGCCTGAGTTTGAGTTTTTCAATACAATGGCCATCAATATCGGCGATCCCGAACTGATAGCAGCAATGTACAATTACGCCCTATCGACCAAGGCCCTCTTGCTCAGCTCTTCGCTCAAGGTGCGTCAAACTATCCTCAGCAGTGGTGATGAGCAACTAATAGCCAAATACCAACAATGGGCTGACTTGAAAAATACCTTGGCAGCCAGCCTACACATAGGCGAAGACCAAGAAGATACACTTAAGATAGACCTAGCAGGCTTACAACAGTCCATCGAGAAAGTAGAAAAAGAACTGAGCGAAAGCTCTGAGGTATTCAAGCAAAGCCTGAAAGCCAGCCAACATACTTGGCAAGATGTACAGAGCCGCCTCAATACAGGCGAAGCTGCCATCGAACTAATCCGTACGCGGCATTTTGATGGCACCTTTACCGACTCGGTGCTCTATGTAGCGCTTATCGTTACACCCAATACCAAACGCGCCCCCGAATGGGTAGTGTTGCCTCACGGAAGTCAGCTAGAGCAGCGCTTTATTGTCTTCTACCGGAAGAGTATGTCGCTGGCTCGCGAAGACAAAATCTCCTACAAACAATTCTGGGAACCCATACAGGCCAAGCTCACAAACATCCAGCGGGTTTACCTGTCGTCTGATGGTGTGTACCACCAACTTTCACCTGCTTCCTTCTGGATAGAGGACGAAGGGCGCTATCTCTTCGATAAGCTTGATATCGCCCTCGTCAGCAATACCCGCGACCTCCTAGCCC
The nucleotide sequence above comes from Eisenibacter elegans DSM 3317. Encoded proteins:
- a CDS encoding CHAT domain-containing protein encodes the protein MKRPILLYLLLCCWMLGTTNTSAQTWEEFFKKPQKLYHKGQYSKSIRASEKLLKKIDKKYKGDSLLIGWVSLQKAYAYQALGQMPEVTRSLNEGLAPFGEQARLDRPWYTIQALLKAAEVALEAGNYPQADAWLTTAAALIQQDFSDDLLLAAELGRFRNYLRVQRGEWQAQDSLIAVTLEQWERIVKQPSLQYQRLMAKVSKPDLIHRKRARAYALRMATEAHIFAGDFAAAEQLLNNQSSALNVDKSEQAAHLILKGDLALAQEDYKNAEKQYASALKTNKFYHYITLSAMDKYLEAKALEMAGKGSSAWSKLLSEYENRYEKWVKHSFNYPTGISIHQFRLQSSKAYHQWLITENATQALQNSLNNVVRSGEGMLPLYHPVRAQAALRMAQLNTHKLYNLSQATQAWRMYLQTRVAQLGADAPALQPDLMAWGDFNIQYTNHIDTAKTVFEDRRWQDYQQKIKPLHPVFGQMLLQSARYQTWQGEYPTAISQTQQALELLRKRLGENDSQVADLYNQLADRQWQYGQYNQAVQTLQQSAAIMEQQKRQGSDAYVQLQLIRTTIYTQLGYYAQANTTLKDLKRLIKKDAMSLSNKYAVERIEGQLATQTGDYKTARALLPKLLNAQEQSYGSDNKALMPTIQALAQLYLTEGDYNNADKLLRRAEDIRQQVAPDQSLQAANSLFYISRWATAFGDYDKVVRYLSHSLPIYEQKLDSLHIDRIETKAGLALAQLYTDPEALPESKKTLLDLKNTMDTHFSPEHPLYAKIVKTLAIIYLADNQPKNAIQGLESAYTLWREKLGKRNNEIGEIEMLMGDAYLQLKDLKEADKAYKQAQKSFRKTFSIQHPNYVKAGAKRAQIQFLSGDHRQAAKTALQTTQQYLGFIQTYFAGLSEREKAVYWSVIQPEFEFFNTMAINIGDPELIAAMYNYALSTKALLLSSSLKVRQTILSSGDEQLIAKYQQWADLKNTLAASLHIGEDQEDTLKIDLAGLQQSIEKVEKELSESSEVFKQSLKASQHTWQDVQSRLNTGEAAIELIRTRHFDGTFTDSVLYVALIVTPNTKRAPEWVVLPHGSQLEQRFIVFYRKSMSLAREDKISYKQFWEPIQAKLTNIQRVYLSSDGVYHQLSPASFWIEDEGRYLFDKLDIALVSNTRDLLAPRQTTTKRPDNAQAVLYGNPTFYAALGNSFDPGQVAEKRRVLRRNYIEQLPGADTEVDKISQRLRAKGWDVQIFKHQEADERSLKNLNSPVILHIATHGYFVPSSDRRLSSNRDPMLHSGILMRHAGDYLSGNISDADEEDNLFTAYEALTLRLDNTEMVVFSACETGLGDVQVGEGVYGLQRSLLVAGAKTLLMSIFKVSDEATQLLMDTFYERWLSHGNKRQAFREAQTRVRTAFPHPIYWGAFNMIGLD
- a CDS encoding alpha/beta fold hydrolase; the protein is MVLKNYLPLAALLWVCLLVSAPLSAQELSELQTPIAEAHISSGGGANDEGTIYYGAVPANSSNRPVLVFVHGYTGSASTWWNDNQMYTLALNAGYRTAFVSLGPDKTMWHNGQLLANMLNTITTHYGVSRVVLVGHSKGGLDIEAALVHYGAWNRVSRVVTLGSPFFGSPLADIAQSGWTWFLSYIFGQRNDATYVLQTSYMNYVRSITDNHPNNPRVDLRSAGAWGYNQGAWYLVPASWFLSGSNDGVVEYSSTRRPNSVVLFGDRDSRMRHDHFQVALGQRVWQHISNQFATAPINMVAEDFPRSTEAFNPNAVLRSQHQIISADKGVRQFYVAKAGAKIELQFFRPEGSANIQLKTPSGTVFNQTAFEKQATDDIFGGVAEQMNVSAAEQGYYEISSSEPFLAIITTQNDVLAELRSDLNDHKLVYQTGEAMHYTLQLSGGDAASLNEAQVSGTLLRVGDLEGNRQEGDSPVVLKFQRNGNGTYRALVNENLSSGIYTLHVSAKSPSFTRNLVGSVAVVGDNVLLENRLDDDAINTVMAYPNPATGEQVSFRVRTEGARQLNIYDLNGALVSSFKVSGQGTHTISWNLSGIANGLYIYRLEGGERTISKKLIIKR
- the mraY gene encoding phospho-N-acetylmuramoyl-pentapeptide-transferase, producing MLYYLFDFLDKQTSLPGAGVFKYISFRAFSATLLSLLIGAIFGRQLINLLKRFQVREKSRELGLPGEDIKQGTPTMGGLIIILSVILPTLLFAKLDNVYIVLLIITTLWLGTIGFLDDYTKLIQKKSNWLVGDRGIKGKFKVAGQIGIGLIVGLTLYFNDGVLVRQYQNPNTGAYNSSVVADRYEDLKSTVTTIPFFKNNELNYHDLFFFVPDSLMWLFYVLIVIFIITAVSNGANITDGIDGLAAGSSAIIGTTLGIFAYVSGNTVFASYLNIMYLPNMGELVIFCAAFTGACVGFLWYNSYPAQVFMGDTGSLALGGVIAVLALSMRKELLIPILCGIFLVENLSVILQVGYFKYTKRKYGEGRRIFRMAPLHHHYQKGGYHEAKIVTRFWIIGIMLAILTLITLKLR
- a CDS encoding YtxH domain-containing protein codes for the protein MSNQEGNGSGRVLWGFLAGFFAGVTAGVLLASDERKALIREKVTDLGNTLSQELNKNLDKINESLRQQIDHNTAASAQDQNNNQEQA
- a CDS encoding penicillin-binding protein activator LpoB, which gives rise to MKTTFYLSLLTLTMLWISGCNPTPKITRIDPNEVTDLSGRWNDTDSRLVAEEMTRSSLEESWLRRFREKNDRRPVVIVGMILNKSHEHIDADTYIKDMEREYIKSGLVRVVTNDVFRQKLRDERADQQDFADPSTQKKFGKELGADFMVFGNISSIVDGAGRNRVIFYQVNLELADIETNELVWIGDKKIKKMVRN
- a CDS encoding COG3014 family protein, with the translated sequence MKFKSLHQYLIPLVLLASLSSCATYYQKNIVFYKHFESGNFKAAAHDMKSNKRGPTGRDRLLYNLNLGSVKAVMGDYDLSNRYFEEAYRISDDYVKDPGREILSYLINPTVTVYRGEDHELLLLHYYKALNFLKMGQPEAALVECRRLINRSNQIADKYKEQSKKYKRDAFAHMFMGFLFEANGQTNDAFIAYRNAVEIYETDYADLFDMQVPNQLKRDLIRTAYTLGLESEAMQYEEKFGIQHRNNNNKGNGELVFLWHNGLSPIKSEWTIGFNVNQRGDQNFVISNSEMNLSYSFNNLSSSDAANLASLSTFRIAFPKYVERKPYFEKAAIEYNGKLYPMELGQDINKVAFQVLKQRMLAEIGSAILRVAIKKGAEELLKATNTDEGKAAGMLLGVFNAVTEQADTRAWQITPHDIQFVRIPMPEGEHEVVLHTYSRHGDRNYPLKVRIERGQMRFQSFHSLQVSPLFRNPYGR